The following are from one region of the Elgaria multicarinata webbii isolate HBS135686 ecotype San Diego chromosome 13, rElgMul1.1.pri, whole genome shotgun sequence genome:
- the LOC134408398 gene encoding phospholipase A2 inhibitor and Ly6/PLAUR domain-containing protein-like: METPLAICLFFAIFIARGVSLQCQTCSTAGKACDGRMETCASANDTCGIIQAELPKPTNHKIVKKCIPSNDCDKGIAIIDMGKNRIEMRKVSCCSGEDCQKKPLSWTMPTRKTTPSSAKKCPACHPEGNACKEETIECTGDGEDYCAQVYQHVTDAGGKTTTTIMKGCANEAFCNSMQTFFPTGVTQVSTDGSKEKEQQQPLFTLPLSLGSCADWAQRKTSSEWTVATAVRTM, from the exons ATGGAGACCCCTCTTGCCATCTGCCTCTTCTTCGCTATATTCATAGCTAGGG GAGTGTCTCTGCAATGTCAGACTTGTAGCACAGCTGGGAAGGCTTGTGACGGACGGATGGAGACATGTGCCTCTGCCAATGACACTTGTGGCATCATCCAGGCAGAGTTACCCA AACCAACCAACCACAAGATTGTGAAGAAATGCATCCCATCAAATGATTGTGACAAGGGCATCGCTATCATAGATATGGGCAAGAATAGAATCGAAATGAGAAAGGTCTCCTGCTGTTCGGGAGAAGACTGTCAGAAGAAGCCTCTCTCCT GGACAATGCCGACCAGGAAGACCACACCATCCAGTGCCAAGAAATGCCCAGCATGCCATCCTGAGGGAAATGCATGCAAAGAAGAGACCATTGAATGTACTGGAGATGGTGAGGACTATTGTGCCCAGGTGTATCAGcacgtgacagatgcag GaggaaaaaccaccaccaccattatgaAGGGCTGTGCTAACGAGGCTTTCTGCAACAGCATGCAGACTTTCTTCCCTACTGGCGTGACT CAAGTGAGCACTGACGGGAGCAAAgagaaggaacagcagcagccTCTGTTCACCTTGCCTCTTTCTCTGGGCAGCTGTGCAGATTGGGCCCAAAGGAAGACATCAAGTGAATGGACAGTGGCAACAGCAGTCAGGACTATGTGA
- the LOC134408399 gene encoding phospholipase A2 inhibitor and Ly6/PLAUR domain-containing protein-like, which yields MQKCLVFFSIFSSLVAAVDLLSCEDCISPGETCHGNIRPCFLGEDTCGSFLGETTLGPVGFMGALKACTGHRACRAGIRTMTLGPGITLRRKALCCKSESCQGESAKCMYLTNLFETGPPGCIESCIYQGIPPVNTSLNGFSCPACYAQHSHGCEAEKVMACTGSENYCVYIIGMLDLLQNITAVSSRFTARGCSTQSVCEHSKEMSVFSGPFTYTVSRVKECYPAPPSTNSACLHHRSWGGLFSQPTIALMSSYFLFLSSFLRIKPLAWPSFF from the exons ATGCAAAAGTGCCTTGtcttcttctccatcttctcttctttgGTAGCTGCAG TGGACCTGCTGTCTTGTGAAGACTGCATCTCTCCAGGGGAGACTTGTCATGGAAATATACGGCCTTGCTTCTTGGGCGAAGATACTTGTGGAAGCTTCTTAGGGGAGACCACTCTTG GTCCAGTGGGATTTATGGGTGCCTTGAAGGCCTGCACGGGGCACCGAGCTTGCAGAGCTGGCATCCGGACAATGACGCTTGGCCCTGGGATCACGCTGCGGAGGAAGGCCTTGTGCTGCAAAAGCGAGAGCTGCCAGGGGGAGTCAGCTAAATGCATGTATCTCACAAATCTCTTTGAGACCGGGCCTCCAGGCTGCATAGAATCTTGCATCTATCAAGGCA TACCTCCAGTCAATACTTCGTTGAATGGGTTCAGCTGCCCAGCTTGCTACGCACAACATTCACATGGGTGTGAAGCTGAAAAGGTCATGGCTTGTACTGGATCGGAGAACTATTGTGTCTACATCATAGGCATGCTGGATTTATTACAAAATATCA CCGCTGTCAGCTCGAGATTCACTGCCAGAGGTTGCAGCACACAAAGTGTCTGCGAGCACAGCAAGGAGATGTCTGTTTTTTCGGGGCCTTTCACTTACACGGTATCCAGGGTCAAGGAATGCTACCCAGCACCCCCCAGCACTAATTCTGCCTGCCTTCACCACCGCTCTTGGGGAGGCCTCTTTTCTCAGCCCACTATCGCTCTCATGTCCTCCTAtttcctgttcctctcctccttcctgaGGATAAAGCCATTAGCGTGGCCCTCCTTCTTCTGA